Proteins from a genomic interval of Stenotrophomonas sp. WZN-1:
- the rlmB gene encoding 23S rRNA (guanosine(2251)-2'-O)-methyltransferase RlmB, protein MSKNSQWIVGVNAVASSIENDAENVREVLVEAGAKNPRLTEIEENARRKGIDVRKVNSQALDGVGGSVRHQGVAARYAAARTYSENELEGLVTAAEGKALLLVLDEVQDPHNLGACLRSAAAAGATAVIIPKDKSATVNATVRKTSAGAADLIPVVAVTNLSRCLKDLQKQGVWIYGLAGEATASLYQLDLKGNIALVLGGEADGLRRLTRENCDGLVKIPMPGEIESLNVSVAAGVSLFEAVRQRG, encoded by the coding sequence ATGAGCAAGAACAGCCAGTGGATTGTCGGCGTCAACGCCGTCGCCTCCTCCATCGAGAACGACGCCGAGAACGTCCGCGAAGTGCTGGTCGAGGCCGGTGCGAAGAACCCGCGCCTGACCGAGATCGAGGAAAACGCCCGCCGCAAGGGCATCGACGTGCGCAAGGTGAACAGCCAGGCGCTGGACGGTGTCGGCGGTTCGGTGCGCCACCAGGGCGTGGCCGCGCGCTATGCTGCCGCTCGCACCTACAGCGAGAACGAGCTGGAAGGCCTGGTCACCGCGGCTGAGGGCAAGGCCCTGCTGCTGGTGCTGGATGAGGTGCAGGACCCGCACAACCTCGGCGCCTGTCTGCGCTCGGCCGCTGCCGCCGGGGCGACCGCGGTGATCATCCCGAAGGACAAGTCGGCCACGGTCAATGCCACTGTGCGCAAGACCTCGGCGGGTGCCGCCGATCTCATCCCGGTGGTGGCGGTGACCAACCTGTCGCGTTGCCTGAAGGACCTGCAGAAGCAGGGCGTGTGGATCTACGGCCTGGCCGGTGAAGCCACCGCCTCGCTGTACCAGCTGGACCTGAAGGGCAACATCGCCCTGGTGCTGGGCGGCGAAGCCGATGGCCTGCGCCGCCTGACCCGCGAGAACTGCGATGGCCTGGTCAAGATCCCGATGCCGGGCGAGATCGAGAGCCTGAACGTCTCCGTCGCCGCCGGCGTCAGCCTGTTCGAGGCCGTGCGCCAGCGCGGTTGA
- a CDS encoding efflux RND transporter periplasmic adaptor subunit: protein MTFRLLPATRRSRLILIALLALIVAAAAWWLLRKPAAPAVATSPVSRGDIEQTVDATGVIDAYKLVSVGAQASGQIKSLKVQLGDTVKEGDLIAEIDATTQQNQVLNAQASLDQVTAQRAVQQATLRQAELEFARQQQMLAAEATSRQEYDAAEAQLKTARAQLQSYEAQIKGRETELGTARANLAYTRITAPMDGTVVAVVAEEGRTVNANQTAPTIVMLARLDVVTVNAEISEADVVKIKAGMPVYFTTLGDPDRKYHATLRQINPAPASIANESSSSSSSSSSSSSSSAVYYNALFDVENPDGTLRIDMTAQVSVLLKQAKGVLMVPAVALGPKRRGDERMVRVLDDKGQPQPRKVTVGINNGASAEILSGLKEGERVVVGEAGAAGASAGGGNRGGMQMRVGGPGMGRR from the coding sequence GTGACGTTCCGCCTGCTGCCCGCGACCCGCCGGAGTCGCCTGATACTGATCGCCCTGCTTGCCCTGATCGTCGCCGCAGCCGCCTGGTGGCTGCTGCGCAAGCCTGCGGCCCCGGCGGTGGCCACCTCGCCGGTCAGCCGCGGTGACATCGAGCAGACGGTGGATGCCACCGGCGTGATCGATGCCTACAAGCTGGTCAGCGTCGGTGCGCAGGCCTCGGGCCAGATCAAGTCGCTGAAAGTGCAGCTGGGCGACACCGTGAAGGAAGGCGACCTGATCGCCGAGATCGACGCCACCACCCAGCAGAACCAGGTGCTCAACGCGCAGGCCTCGCTGGACCAGGTCACCGCCCAGCGCGCCGTGCAGCAGGCCACCCTGCGCCAGGCCGAACTGGAGTTCGCGCGCCAGCAGCAGATGCTGGCCGCCGAGGCCACCTCACGCCAGGAATACGATGCCGCCGAAGCACAGCTGAAGACTGCGCGCGCCCAGCTGCAGTCCTACGAGGCGCAGATCAAGGGCCGCGAAACCGAGCTGGGCACCGCCCGCGCCAACCTGGCCTATACCCGCATCACCGCGCCGATGGATGGCACCGTGGTCGCGGTGGTGGCCGAGGAAGGCCGCACCGTGAACGCCAACCAGACCGCGCCCACCATCGTCATGCTGGCCCGGCTGGACGTGGTCACCGTCAATGCCGAGATCTCCGAAGCCGACGTGGTCAAGATCAAGGCCGGCATGCCGGTGTACTTCACCACGCTGGGCGACCCCGACCGCAAGTACCACGCCACGCTGCGCCAGATCAATCCGGCGCCGGCCTCGATCGCCAACGAGAGTTCGTCCAGTTCCAGCAGTTCGTCCAGTTCCAGTTCCAGCAGCGCGGTCTACTACAACGCGTTGTTCGACGTGGAGAACCCGGATGGCACCCTGCGCATCGACATGACCGCGCAGGTCTCGGTGCTGCTGAAGCAGGCCAAGGGCGTGCTGATGGTGCCGGCGGTAGCACTGGGGCCGAAGCGCCGTGGCGACGAGCGCATGGTGCGGGTGCTGGACGACAAGGGCCAGCCGCAGCCGCGCAAGGTCACCGTGGGCATCAACAACGGCGCCTCGGCCGAGATCCTGTCCGGGCTGAAGGAAGGCGAGCGCGTGGTGGTCGGCGAAGCCGGTGCGGCCGGTGCCAGCGCCGGCGGCGGCAACCGCGGCGGCATGCAGATGCGGGTCGGCGGCCCGGGCATGGGGCGCCGATGA
- a CDS encoding ATP-binding protein yields the protein MKRLRHFLSSMVGRLFVILLLGMAVAAIGATMLATSKRQQEFERQNLNRIADRLQGYVNLLDGNPELRERLLAIGGPSVRALQPGARLGRADTALMEVLEDRPGPVSRAHVHFASFRSCIPKLQDLLPPPPPGHRRPPRERDPAFIPPKCRAVDVTLNDGTLLKLALDSPAVAHNGILAVDPWFLTLLVLAIAVLAYIVARMASAPLQELAAAAEDLGDDLQRDPLPLRGPREVQRAAEAFNAMQHRLQRHLAERTQMLAAITHDLQTPLTRLRLRLENVSDEALRERLIGDLAAMQALVREGLELARSAESAEQRAALDLDSLLESIVEDTAEGGADVVFEGGSGSVLMLRPLAMHRLFSNLVDNAVMYAQRARVRVERSGGVITVVVADDGPGLAEDQLEAVFDPFVRVETSRSRETGGAGLGLTIARALAEKDGARLWLRNRAEGGLEAVVQWPASAQVVAPGRAG from the coding sequence ATGAAGCGCCTGCGCCATTTCCTGTCCTCGATGGTCGGGCGGTTGTTCGTGATCCTGCTGCTGGGCATGGCGGTGGCTGCGATCGGTGCGACCATGCTGGCCACCTCCAAGCGCCAGCAGGAGTTCGAGCGGCAGAACCTGAACCGCATCGCCGACCGCCTGCAGGGCTACGTCAACCTGCTGGACGGCAATCCGGAGCTGCGCGAGCGCCTGCTGGCGATCGGCGGGCCGAGCGTGCGCGCACTGCAGCCCGGAGCCCGCCTCGGGCGTGCCGACACGGCGCTGATGGAAGTGCTGGAAGACCGTCCGGGGCCGGTGTCGCGCGCGCATGTGCACTTCGCTTCGTTCCGCTCCTGCATTCCCAAGCTGCAGGACCTGTTGCCGCCGCCGCCGCCGGGCCACCGGCGGCCGCCGCGCGAACGGGACCCGGCGTTCATCCCGCCCAAATGCCGCGCAGTGGACGTAACCCTCAACGACGGCACGCTGCTGAAGCTGGCGCTGGACTCGCCGGCGGTGGCGCACAACGGCATCCTCGCCGTGGACCCGTGGTTCCTGACCCTGCTGGTGCTGGCGATTGCCGTGCTGGCCTATATCGTTGCGCGCATGGCCAGCGCGCCGCTGCAGGAGCTGGCCGCCGCCGCCGAGGACCTCGGCGACGATCTGCAGCGCGACCCGTTGCCGTTGCGCGGGCCGCGTGAAGTGCAGCGCGCCGCCGAAGCGTTCAATGCCATGCAGCACCGCCTGCAGCGGCACCTGGCCGAACGCACGCAGATGCTGGCGGCGATCACCCATGACCTGCAGACGCCGCTGACCCGGCTGCGCCTGCGCCTGGAGAATGTCAGCGACGAAGCCCTGCGCGAGCGCCTGATCGGCGACCTGGCGGCGATGCAGGCGCTGGTGCGCGAGGGCCTGGAACTGGCCCGCAGTGCGGAAAGCGCCGAGCAGCGCGCCGCACTCGACCTGGATTCGCTGCTGGAGAGCATTGTCGAGGACACCGCCGAAGGTGGCGCCGATGTGGTCTTCGAAGGCGGCAGTGGTTCGGTACTGATGCTGCGGCCACTGGCGATGCATCGCCTGTTCTCGAACCTGGTGGACAACGCGGTGATGTATGCGCAGCGGGCGCGGGTACGGGTCGAGCGCAGCGGCGGTGTGATCACCGTAGTGGTGGCCGATGACGGCCCCGGCCTGGCCGAAGATCAGCTGGAGGCGGTGTTCGATCCGTTCGTGCGGGTGGAAACCTCGCGGTCGCGCGAAACCGGCGGGGCCGGCCTGGGCCTGACCATCGCCCGCGCCCTGGCCGAGAAGGACGGCGCCCGGCTGTGGCTGCGCAACCGGGCCGAAGGTGGCCTGGAGGCGGTGGTGCAGTGGCCGGCCAGTGCCCAGGTAGTGGCGCCCGGCCGTGCCGGCTGA
- a CDS encoding response regulator, protein METENPMHRLLIVDDDNDIRTLLAEQLGRAGYQVSTAADGTAMRQLLDREHVDLIVLDLNLPREDGLTLCRDLRARSNTPVIMLTARAEPIDRVLGLEMGADDYLAKPFEPRELLARIRNVLRRTEALPANLEPLAVRRARFSRWVFDLEHRHLVDPDDRVVVLSGAEFRLLRVFIAHANKVLSREQLVALSSGRNYEAQDRAIDLQVSRLRNKLGDDGGPDGLIKTVRNEGYVLASSVNLE, encoded by the coding sequence ATGGAGACTGAAAACCCGATGCATCGACTGCTGATCGTCGACGACGACAATGACATCCGCACGCTGCTGGCCGAACAGCTCGGCCGTGCCGGCTACCAGGTGAGCACCGCGGCCGATGGCACGGCCATGCGCCAGCTGCTGGACCGCGAGCACGTGGACCTGATCGTGCTGGACCTGAACCTGCCGCGCGAGGATGGCCTGACCCTGTGCCGTGACCTGCGCGCGCGTTCGAACACGCCGGTGATCATGCTGACCGCACGCGCCGAGCCGATAGACCGCGTGCTGGGCCTGGAAATGGGCGCCGATGATTACCTGGCCAAGCCGTTCGAACCGCGCGAGCTGCTGGCGCGCATCCGCAACGTGCTGCGCCGGACCGAGGCGCTGCCGGCCAACCTGGAGCCGCTGGCGGTACGCCGCGCGCGCTTCTCGCGCTGGGTGTTCGACCTGGAGCATCGTCACCTGGTGGATCCGGACGATCGCGTGGTGGTGCTGTCCGGCGCCGAGTTCCGCCTGCTGCGGGTGTTCATTGCCCATGCCAACAAGGTGCTGTCGCGCGAGCAGCTGGTCGCGCTCAGCAGTGGCCGCAACTACGAGGCACAGGACCGCGCGATCGACCTGCAGGTCAGCCGCCTGCGCAACAAGCTGGGCGACGACGGTGGCCCGGACGGACTGATCAAGACCGTGCGCAACGAAGGCTACGTGCTGGCCTCCTCGGTCAACCTGGAATAA
- a CDS encoding MacB family efflux pump subunit — MSTTAPLLRLRDLRREFPAGDEVIAVLRDVNLDIHAGEMVAIVGQSGSGKSTLMNILGCLDRPTRGSYQVAGRETGKMEPDELAELRREHFGFIFQRYHLLGDLDARGNVEVPAVYAGSPGPVRNARAEQLLQRLGLSDRMHHKPGQLSGGQQQRVSIARALMNGGEVILADEPTGALDTKSGEEVMAILGELHAEGHTIIIVTHDMSVAEHAQRIIEIRDGEIIADRANPNAPSYRAQREASTGVARGNSWRAARDRFTEAFRMALLAMNAHRLRTFLTMLGIIIGIASVVSVVALGNGSQQQILQNISALGTNTIDVYPGRGFGDMRSARVQTLKASDADALAKQSYVDSATPSVSTSVTARYRNQSSTAQVSGVGEQFFRVKGVTLLNGSFFDADAVKGLGQVAVIDENTQTQFFPDVDPVGQVILLGNVPARVVGVAKRQSFGFGGSTSLSVWVPYTTVMSRMLGQSHVSSITVRVDDATPMDAAQEAITRLLTMRHGTEDFFLSNSAEIRQTIEQTTRTMTLLIGAIAAIALLVGGIGVMNIMLVSVTERTREIGVRMAVGARQSDIRQQFLIEAVLVCLLGGVLGIGLALLLGSMIGRFANDFQVMFSTASIVAAFACSTLIGVAFGFLPARNAAQLDPVEALARE, encoded by the coding sequence ATGAGCACGACGGCGCCGCTGCTGCGCCTGCGCGACCTGCGACGCGAGTTCCCGGCCGGCGACGAAGTGATCGCCGTGCTGCGTGACGTCAATCTCGACATCCACGCCGGTGAGATGGTGGCCATCGTCGGCCAGTCCGGCTCGGGCAAGTCGACGCTGATGAACATCCTCGGCTGCCTCGATCGTCCGACCCGTGGCAGCTACCAGGTAGCTGGCCGCGAGACCGGGAAGATGGAGCCGGACGAGCTGGCTGAACTGCGCCGCGAGCATTTTGGTTTCATCTTCCAGCGCTACCACCTGCTGGGTGATCTGGATGCACGCGGCAATGTGGAAGTGCCAGCGGTGTACGCCGGCAGCCCCGGCCCGGTGCGCAACGCGCGTGCCGAGCAGCTGCTGCAGCGGCTGGGCCTGAGCGACCGCATGCATCACAAGCCGGGCCAGCTGTCCGGTGGCCAGCAGCAGCGCGTGTCGATCGCACGTGCCCTGATGAACGGCGGCGAGGTGATCCTGGCCGACGAACCGACCGGTGCGCTCGACACGAAATCCGGCGAGGAAGTGATGGCGATCCTCGGTGAGCTGCATGCCGAAGGCCACACCATCATCATCGTCACCCACGACATGAGCGTGGCCGAGCACGCACAGCGCATCATCGAAATCCGCGACGGCGAGATCATCGCCGACCGTGCCAACCCGAACGCACCTAGCTACCGCGCGCAGCGCGAGGCCAGCACCGGCGTCGCCCGCGGCAACAGCTGGCGGGCGGCACGCGATCGCTTCACCGAAGCGTTCCGCATGGCCCTGCTGGCGATGAACGCGCACCGCCTGCGCACCTTCCTGACCATGCTCGGCATCATCATCGGCATCGCCTCGGTGGTCTCGGTGGTGGCGCTGGGCAACGGCTCGCAGCAGCAGATCCTGCAGAACATCAGCGCGCTCGGCACCAACACCATCGACGTCTACCCCGGTCGTGGTTTCGGCGACATGCGCTCGGCACGGGTGCAGACCCTCAAGGCCAGCGATGCCGATGCATTGGCAAAGCAGAGCTACGTGGACAGCGCCACCCCCAGCGTGTCGACCTCGGTCACCGCGCGTTACCGCAACCAGTCGTCCACCGCCCAGGTCAGCGGCGTCGGCGAGCAGTTCTTCCGGGTCAAGGGCGTGACCCTGCTCAATGGCAGCTTCTTCGACGCCGACGCGGTCAAGGGCCTGGGCCAGGTCGCAGTGATCGACGAGAACACCCAGACCCAGTTCTTCCCCGATGTCGATCCGGTCGGCCAGGTGATCCTGCTCGGCAACGTGCCGGCACGCGTGGTCGGCGTGGCCAAGCGCCAGAGTTTCGGCTTCGGCGGCAGTACCAGCCTCAGCGTATGGGTGCCCTACACCACGGTGATGTCGCGCATGCTCGGCCAGAGCCACGTGTCCAGCATCACCGTGCGGGTGGACGACGCCACGCCGATGGATGCCGCGCAGGAAGCGATCACCCGCCTGCTGACCATGCGCCATGGCACCGAAGACTTCTTCCTCAGCAACAGCGCCGAAATCCGCCAGACCATCGAGCAGACCACGCGCACGATGACGCTGCTGATCGGCGCCATCGCCGCCATCGCGCTGCTGGTCGGCGGCATCGGCGTGATGAACATCATGCTGGTGTCGGTGACCGAACGCACCCGCGAGATCGGCGTGCGCATGGCCGTCGGTGCGCGGCAGAGCGATATCCGCCAGCAGTTCCTGATCGAAGCGGTGCTGGTCTGCCTGCTCGGCGGCGTGCTCGGCATCGGCCTTGCGCTGCTGCTGGGCTCGATGATCGGCCGCTTCGCCAACGACTTCCAGGTGATGTTCTCCACCGCCTCGATCGTCGCCGCGTTTGCCTGCTCGACCCTGATCGGCGTGGCGTTCGGCTTCCTGCCTGCGCGCAACGCCGCACAGCTCGACCCGGTGGAGGCCCTGGCCCGCGAATGA
- a CDS encoding TolC family protein: protein MKMMTRLPFPASPRLLLAGAVLLALSGCASIGRYPVHDPDVAATYGRGDATRNAPADDPRSSLDTPGRDIRQDTWWTGFGDERLDRLVAQALAANSDLAAAGLAVQRSRLQAGLASNALWPQLSSSGVSGSASRATDQADDWRRSYSTGVSLGWEVDLWGRLRTQRDIARWEAEASEEDRQNTALLVISDTITQYWNLAYLNQSIATGQANLERLERTRELVQARFDAGAVSRLEVRQALQNLQAQRSSQSALEQQRVEVRNALTVLLDGTPWPQQDEPQDLLGARSPGIAEGLPSDLLGRRPDLRAAELRLRNSLKTIKVTATQYYPALSLTGSLGSSATSLGDVLRNPVATLGAGLSLPFLNLQRAQLDTDIAGTAYQIAATNFRKTLYTALSEVDNALSAREQLARQVAASQASYDEAVEVERAQEVRYRVGATDLRTWLEAQQTRRDAELSLARVRQGQLNNDVTLFKALGGSAG, encoded by the coding sequence ATGAAGATGATGACCCGACTGCCCTTCCCTGCTTCCCCGCGCCTGCTGCTGGCCGGTGCCGTTCTGCTCGCCCTGTCCGGCTGTGCGTCGATAGGCCGCTATCCGGTGCACGACCCCGACGTGGCGGCGACCTACGGTCGAGGCGACGCCACCCGCAATGCGCCCGCCGACGACCCGCGCAGCAGCCTGGATACACCGGGCCGCGACATCCGCCAGGACACCTGGTGGACCGGCTTCGGTGATGAACGCCTGGACCGCCTGGTGGCGCAGGCACTGGCGGCCAACAGCGATCTGGCCGCCGCCGGCCTGGCCGTGCAGCGTTCGCGCCTGCAGGCCGGCCTGGCCAGCAACGCGCTGTGGCCACAACTTTCGTCATCCGGCGTCAGCGGCAGCGCCAGCCGCGCCACCGACCAGGCCGACGACTGGCGCCGCAGCTATTCCACCGGCGTCTCGCTGGGCTGGGAAGTGGACCTGTGGGGCCGCCTGCGTACCCAGCGCGACATCGCCCGCTGGGAAGCCGAGGCCAGCGAGGAGGACCGGCAGAACACCGCCCTGCTGGTGATCAGCGACACCATCACCCAGTACTGGAACCTGGCCTACCTGAACCAGTCGATTGCCACCGGCCAGGCCAACCTGGAGCGGCTGGAACGCACCCGCGAGCTGGTGCAGGCCCGCTTCGACGCCGGTGCGGTATCACGCCTGGAAGTGCGCCAGGCACTGCAGAACCTGCAGGCGCAGCGGTCCTCGCAGAGCGCGCTGGAACAGCAGCGGGTGGAGGTGCGCAACGCGCTGACCGTGCTGCTGGACGGCACGCCCTGGCCCCAGCAGGACGAACCGCAGGACCTGCTGGGCGCACGCAGCCCGGGCATCGCCGAAGGCCTGCCGAGCGACCTGCTCGGCCGCCGTCCCGACCTGCGCGCGGCCGAACTTCGCCTGCGCAACAGCCTGAAGACCATCAAGGTCACCGCCACCCAGTACTACCCGGCGCTGAGCCTGACCGGCAGCCTCGGTTCCAGCGCGACCTCGCTGGGCGATGTGCTGCGCAATCCAGTGGCCACGCTGGGCGCCGGCCTGTCGCTGCCGTTCCTCAACCTGCAGCGCGCGCAGCTGGATACCGATATCGCCGGCACCGCCTACCAGATCGCCGCCACCAACTTCCGCAAGACGCTGTACACCGCGCTCTCGGAAGTGGACAACGCGCTGTCGGCACGCGAGCAGCTGGCGCGCCAGGTGGCGGCCTCGCAGGCCTCGTACGACGAAGCGGTGGAAGTGGAGCGTGCGCAGGAAGTGCGCTACCGCGTGGGCGCCACCGACCTGCGCACCTGGCTGGAAGCGCAGCAGACCCGGCGTGATGCCGAGCTGTCGCTGGCGCGCGTGCGCCAGGGCCAGCTGAACAACGACGTGACCCTGTTCAAGGCGCTGGGCGGCAGCGCCGGGTAA